In candidate division TA06 bacterium, a single window of DNA contains:
- a CDS encoding signal recognition particle receptor subunit alpha, which produces MFDSLTEKFTGLFKDLSGQGKLSEANIKEASAKVRRALLEADVNYKVVKDFAAAVEARALGGGCADQHHPRPEVRKSSLRPDGGNPGLGQSVVNAFPPAAHRDHGLRALRARARPPPAPSWPSTCPNRAGGSCWRRPTSTGRRRCSSWRFWPNRWAAISSNLIPPALKLRRINPPTWLISAGKPNRKRSRSW; this is translated from the coding sequence ATGTTCGACTCCTTAACTGAAAAATTCACCGGGCTTTTCAAGGACCTAAGCGGGCAGGGCAAACTCTCCGAGGCCAACATCAAAGAGGCCAGCGCCAAGGTGCGGCGGGCGTTGTTAGAGGCCGACGTCAACTACAAAGTCGTCAAGGACTTTGCGGCGGCGGTGGAGGCCAGGGCGCTGGGCGGAGGATGTGCTGACCAGCATCACCCCCGGCCAGAAGTTCGTAAAAGTAGTCTACGACCAGATGGTGGAAACCCTGGGCTCGGTCAATCAGTCGTTAACGCTTTCCCCCCAGCCGCCCACCGTGATCATGGTCTGCGGGCTTTAAGGGCTCGGGCAAGACCACCACCTGCGCCAAGCTGGCCAAGCACCTGTCCAAACCGGGCCGGCGGATCATGCTGGCGGCGGCCGACATCTACCGGCCGGCGGCGGTGCAGCAGCTGGAGATTTTGGCCAAACAGGTGGGCTGCGATTTCTTCAAACTTGATTCCGCCTGCGCTGAAGCTACGGCGGATAAATCCACCGACGTGGCTCATATCTGCCGGGAAGCCAAACAGGAAGCGGTCAAGAAGCTGGTAG
- a CDS encoding site-specific DNA-methyltransferase, whose amino-acid sequence MKITTNIYVYLGDCKEQLKLLPDNSVDLIVTSPPYADQRKSTYGGIHPNKYVEWFLPISKQLFRVLKPTGTFVLNIKEKVVEGERSTYVMELILEMRKQGWLWTEEFIWHKKNCYPGKWPNRFRDAWERLLQFNKDSKFNMYQEEVMVPMGDWARTRLKNLSDTDKIRDNSKVGSGFGKNISNWIDRDKAYPSNVLHLATECNNKNHSAAFPEELPGWFIKLFTKEHDTVLDPFMGSGTTLVVANRMKRNSIGIDNVPEYYEMVKKQLKPEELYILEPKGKYEKTKSKRRIAIRRTKHRNISSKAHPKS is encoded by the coding sequence ATGAAGATAACAACCAATATATATGTATATTTAGGTGATTGCAAAGAACAATTAAAATTATTGCCAGATAACTCCGTTGACTTAATAGTAACCTCCCCGCCCTACGCCGATCAACGTAAAAGCACATATGGCGGCATTCACCCGAATAAATACGTTGAATGGTTTTTGCCGATTTCAAAGCAACTTTTCCGGGTGCTTAAACCAACGGGAACTTTTGTTCTGAACATCAAAGAAAAAGTTGTTGAGGGTGAGCGGAGCACTTATGTAATGGAGCTAATCTTGGAAATGCGTAAACAAGGTTGGCTATGGACTGAAGAGTTTATTTGGCACAAGAAAAATTGTTATCCAGGTAAGTGGCCTAACCGATTCCGTGATGCCTGGGAAAGGCTTTTGCAATTTAACAAAGACAGCAAATTTAACATGTATCAGGAAGAAGTAATGGTTCCAATGGGTGATTGGGCAAGGACCAGACTAAAAAATCTATCCGACACCGATAAAATACGTGACAACTCAAAAGTTGGTAGCGGTTTCGGTAAAAACATTTCGAATTGGATTGACAGAGATAAAGCTTATCCGTCCAACGTTCTTCACTTAGCAACGGAATGCAACAATAAAAACCATAGCGCTGCATTTCCCGAAGAATTACCTGGATGGTTTATTAAACTTTTTACAAAAGAACACGATACTGTCCTTGATCCATTTATGGGGTCAGGTACAACCTTGGTTGTTGCCAACAGAATGAAACGTAATTCAATTGGGATAGATAATGTGCCAGAATATTATGAAATGGTAAAAAAACAGTTAAAGCCAGAGGAACTATATATACTTGAACCGAAGGGAAAATATGAAAAAACTAAA